One part of the Cystobacter ferrugineus genome encodes these proteins:
- a CDS encoding trifunctional serine/threonine-protein kinase/ATP-binding protein/sensor histidine kinase, with amino-acid sequence MLTIPGYTLRGAFRSTGTNRLFHAVNDADGTFLILKTPLSSGPDPQALERYRREFDILQRLRDVRGVSRALACEVLQERPVLLFEAVEGEPLSALVGRPFEVLRTLELALSLVSILAEVHRHGVIHKDIKPANIVVTPSGDLCLIDFGAATFQLVEHVEAAPATLIEGTLAYMSPEQTGRMNRAVDHRADFYSLGVTLYELLTGSRPFQGRDALEWFHAHMAQAPQPPLERVPDLPPVLSAIVLKLMAKVAEERYQSAEGLAADLARCREQLLRGEHEDFPLGEHDHPTHFQLPQRLYGRGSEAAALLQGFERVAQGGRPELFLVRGYSGIGKSAVVHELHRPVVRQRGFFLSGKFDQLQRDIPYATLAQAIRGLTQQLLASTDEELARWGTQLNEAWEGQGQVLVDVVPQLELVVGKQPSVGELPPAEARHRFQLVLRKFLGVFATPEHPLVLFLDDLQWADLASLQLLHHLLTHPETPPLLLIGAYRDNEVDASHVLTQTVDGLRAAGARMTELHLEPLTLEEVRRFVADALPGAGEEVLESLPVLALEKTGGNPFFLQQFLLTLYQDGLLVRLPKGPWRWDAAASRARGYSDNVVDFMAGKLRQLPLGTQHLLRLAACVGNSFSLELLRLISHMEESSEVSRGLEPALQEGMLMRTGPGEQFRFLHDRIQQAAQALIPEPQRKAVHLRIGRLLLERLPPETVQEQLFDIVSHLNAGMELLDDPAERLRLARLNAKAGRNAKATTAFRSAAAYLSTAYQLIPGDPWEAEPELTFRIQLDRATCEFMSGKAAEARRLVEELLPRARTRTDTAAVYRLKSSIHVAASEISAAIACLVECLTQMGIPMSASPSWDEVLAANAEVWALMGERSIESLIDLPRMTDPDIEAAMSVLGAMFAPAYFTNTNLLIVNLCRMVCLSIHHGLNGSAAQGYGWYGLVLGSVFKRYREGHAFGQLAAAIVERHALSTFRGKILYILGTLSDWTQPLANSLEFMRRGFHHALQASDLLIASYCCTHISAVRLMLGHHLEEVDQESVIRLAFVRKASFPDVQSVVHHIQRYVRQLRGGSTFGSLTGEDFDEATFEAGLTPARMSTMRFWYWSFKMQARFLAGAWAEALEAGNRAAELAWASFCQIQVLDFHLFHSLSLAACHAKMTPEQRSGAKQTLLQHHQQLAEWAANQPATFRAPERMIFAELARLEDREGEALRAYEEAHESARAHGFIQHVALACELAARFWYERKLKTLGDSYARQARDAWSRWGAHGKVQHLEAQWPHLASSPAASERVPEPDSTKIDALTVVKAQQAISGEIVLERVAATLLRAAIENAGAQRGALLLPHGDKLSVVAVVDPTPADSTAGADESRLPWSLIAYTRRTREHVLIGDASQPHPFSSDPWLERGRARSVLCLPLLRQEAFRGVLYLENGLATNAFTPSRLALLGHLASQAAISLENARLYAEVQRAETALRAANDELEKRVEARTHELKQAQARLVGAARAVGMAEVAANVLHNVGNVLTSAVVNLQSMTETVNTSRMGRLKQISTLIEEHQGALADFLTRDPRGQQLPAYFSALGDELLREQKTLQDSMGAMSKHLDHIRIIVQVQQSYSQGTLLTEECELSQLVDDALSIQLPSLQHHGVSVTQELVRLPRVRLDKHKVLQILVNLISNAKNAMDGLPEARRHLRVRLWARDDRACIQVVDTGMGFTPEIRERLFSQGFTTREGGHGLGLHSSALAAKLLGGRLTLESDGPGLGATATLELPLG; translated from the coding sequence ATGCTGACCATTCCAGGCTACACCCTTCGAGGGGCTTTCAGGTCCACGGGCACCAACCGGCTCTTCCACGCGGTGAACGATGCCGATGGCACGTTCCTCATCCTCAAGACGCCCCTGTCTTCCGGGCCGGACCCGCAGGCGCTCGAGCGCTACCGGCGTGAGTTCGACATCCTCCAGCGGCTGCGCGACGTGCGCGGTGTCTCCCGGGCGCTGGCCTGCGAGGTGCTCCAGGAGCGCCCCGTGCTCCTCTTCGAGGCGGTGGAGGGCGAGCCCCTGTCCGCGCTCGTCGGCCGCCCCTTCGAGGTGCTCCGGACCCTGGAGCTGGCGCTCTCGCTGGTGTCCATCCTGGCGGAGGTCCACCGCCATGGCGTCATCCACAAGGACATCAAGCCCGCGAACATCGTCGTCACCCCGTCTGGGGACCTCTGCCTCATCGACTTCGGTGCCGCCACCTTCCAGCTCGTCGAGCACGTGGAGGCCGCGCCGGCCACGCTCATCGAGGGCACCCTGGCGTACATGTCTCCGGAGCAGACCGGGCGCATGAACCGCGCGGTGGACCACCGCGCCGATTTCTACTCGCTGGGCGTCACCCTCTATGAATTGCTCACGGGCAGCCGCCCCTTCCAGGGGCGTGACGCGCTCGAGTGGTTCCATGCCCACATGGCCCAGGCGCCCCAGCCTCCGCTGGAGCGCGTGCCGGACCTGCCTCCCGTCCTCTCCGCCATCGTCCTCAAGCTCATGGCCAAGGTCGCCGAGGAGCGCTACCAGAGCGCCGAGGGGCTCGCGGCCGACCTCGCGCGCTGCCGCGAGCAGCTCCTGCGCGGCGAGCACGAGGACTTCCCCCTGGGCGAGCACGATCACCCCACGCACTTCCAGCTCCCCCAGCGCCTCTACGGACGCGGCTCCGAGGCCGCCGCTCTGCTCCAGGGTTTCGAGCGCGTGGCCCAGGGCGGGCGGCCCGAGTTGTTCCTCGTGCGGGGCTACTCCGGCATCGGCAAGTCCGCCGTGGTGCACGAGTTGCACCGGCCCGTGGTGCGCCAGCGCGGCTTCTTCCTCAGCGGCAAGTTCGATCAGCTCCAGCGCGACATCCCCTACGCCACCCTGGCCCAGGCCATCCGCGGCCTGACGCAACAGCTCCTCGCGAGCACCGACGAGGAGCTCGCGCGCTGGGGCACGCAGCTCAACGAGGCCTGGGAGGGTCAGGGCCAGGTGCTCGTGGACGTGGTGCCCCAGCTCGAGCTCGTCGTCGGCAAGCAGCCCTCCGTCGGCGAGCTGCCTCCCGCCGAGGCCCGGCACCGCTTCCAGCTCGTCCTGCGCAAGTTCCTCGGTGTGTTCGCCACGCCCGAGCACCCCCTCGTCCTCTTCCTGGATGACCTGCAGTGGGCGGACCTGGCCAGCCTCCAGCTCCTCCATCACCTGCTCACCCACCCGGAGACGCCTCCGCTCCTGCTCATCGGCGCCTACCGCGACAACGAGGTGGATGCCTCGCACGTGTTGACGCAGACGGTGGACGGGCTGCGCGCGGCCGGGGCACGGATGACCGAGCTGCACCTCGAGCCGTTGACGCTCGAGGAGGTGCGGCGCTTCGTCGCGGACGCGCTCCCGGGCGCGGGAGAGGAGGTGCTCGAGTCGCTGCCGGTGCTGGCGCTCGAGAAGACCGGAGGCAACCCCTTCTTCCTGCAGCAGTTCCTGCTCACGCTCTACCAGGACGGGCTGCTGGTGCGTCTGCCCAAGGGCCCGTGGCGCTGGGACGCCGCCGCCAGCCGCGCCCGGGGCTACTCCGACAACGTCGTCGACTTCATGGCCGGCAAGCTGCGCCAGCTTCCCCTGGGCACGCAGCACCTGCTGCGGCTCGCGGCCTGCGTGGGCAACTCCTTCTCCCTGGAGCTGCTCCGCCTCATCTCCCACATGGAGGAGTCCTCCGAGGTGTCACGGGGCCTGGAGCCCGCGCTCCAGGAGGGCATGCTGATGCGGACCGGGCCGGGCGAGCAGTTCCGCTTCCTTCATGATCGCATCCAACAGGCGGCCCAGGCCCTCATCCCCGAGCCGCAGCGCAAGGCCGTGCACCTGCGCATCGGCCGCCTGCTGCTCGAGCGGTTGCCGCCCGAGACGGTCCAGGAGCAGCTCTTCGACATCGTGAGCCACCTGAACGCCGGGATGGAACTGCTCGACGATCCGGCGGAGCGCCTGCGTCTGGCGCGGCTGAACGCCAAGGCCGGACGCAACGCGAAGGCCACCACCGCGTTCCGCTCGGCCGCGGCCTACCTCTCCACGGCCTACCAGTTGATTCCGGGGGACCCGTGGGAGGCGGAGCCCGAGCTGACCTTCCGGATCCAGCTCGATCGGGCCACCTGTGAGTTCATGAGCGGCAAGGCCGCCGAGGCCCGCCGCCTGGTGGAGGAGCTCCTTCCCCGGGCCCGGACGCGCACGGACACCGCGGCCGTCTACCGCCTGAAGAGCAGCATCCATGTGGCCGCCAGTGAGATCTCCGCGGCCATCGCCTGTCTGGTGGAGTGCCTCACGCAGATGGGCATTCCCATGTCCGCGAGCCCCTCGTGGGACGAGGTCCTGGCCGCCAACGCGGAGGTCTGGGCGTTGATGGGAGAGCGCTCCATCGAGAGCCTGATTGATCTACCCCGCATGACGGACCCGGACATCGAGGCGGCGATGAGCGTGCTCGGCGCCATGTTCGCGCCCGCGTACTTCACCAACACGAACCTGCTCATCGTCAACCTGTGCCGGATGGTCTGCCTGAGCATCCACCACGGGCTCAATGGTTCGGCCGCGCAGGGATACGGCTGGTACGGCCTGGTGCTGGGCTCCGTCTTCAAGCGCTACCGGGAGGGCCATGCCTTCGGCCAGCTCGCCGCGGCCATCGTCGAGCGGCATGCGCTCTCCACCTTTCGCGGCAAGATCCTCTACATCCTGGGAACCCTCAGCGACTGGACCCAGCCCCTCGCCAACTCCCTGGAGTTCATGCGCAGGGGCTTCCATCACGCGCTCCAGGCGAGTGATCTCCTGATCGCCAGCTACTGCTGCACCCACATCAGCGCGGTGCGGCTCATGCTGGGGCACCACCTGGAAGAGGTGGACCAGGAGTCGGTCATCCGCCTGGCCTTCGTGCGCAAGGCGAGCTTTCCGGACGTGCAATCCGTCGTGCATCACATCCAGCGCTACGTGCGGCAGCTGCGCGGCGGCTCCACGTTCGGCTCGCTGACGGGGGAGGACTTCGACGAGGCCACCTTCGAGGCCGGGTTGACGCCCGCGCGCATGAGCACCATGCGCTTCTGGTACTGGAGCTTCAAGATGCAGGCGCGCTTCCTCGCGGGCGCCTGGGCCGAGGCGCTCGAGGCGGGCAACCGCGCCGCCGAGCTGGCCTGGGCGTCGTTCTGTCAGATCCAGGTCCTCGACTTCCACCTCTTCCATTCCCTGAGCCTGGCGGCCTGCCACGCGAAGATGACTCCGGAGCAGCGGTCGGGGGCGAAGCAGACCCTGCTCCAGCATCATCAACAGCTCGCCGAGTGGGCCGCCAACCAACCCGCGACGTTCCGGGCTCCGGAGCGGATGATCTTCGCGGAGCTGGCCCGCCTGGAGGATCGGGAGGGCGAGGCCCTGCGCGCCTACGAGGAGGCGCACGAATCCGCGCGCGCGCATGGCTTCATCCAGCATGTCGCCCTGGCGTGCGAACTCGCCGCCCGCTTCTGGTACGAGCGGAAGCTGAAGACGCTCGGGGACTCCTACGCGCGCCAGGCCCGGGACGCGTGGTCGCGCTGGGGCGCCCACGGCAAGGTCCAGCACCTGGAGGCCCAGTGGCCCCACCTGGCCTCCTCGCCGGCGGCCTCCGAGCGCGTTCCGGAGCCGGACTCCACGAAGATCGACGCGCTCACCGTGGTGAAGGCCCAGCAGGCCATCTCGGGGGAGATCGTCCTCGAGCGCGTGGCGGCCACGCTGCTGCGCGCGGCCATCGAGAACGCCGGAGCCCAGCGCGGCGCCCTGTTGCTACCGCATGGCGACAAGCTCTCGGTGGTCGCCGTGGTGGACCCGACCCCCGCGGACTCCACCGCCGGAGCGGACGAGTCCCGGCTGCCCTGGTCGCTCATCGCGTATACCCGGCGCACCCGCGAGCACGTGCTCATCGGGGATGCCTCGCAGCCCCATCCCTTCTCGTCGGATCCCTGGCTCGAGCGGGGCCGGGCCCGCTCGGTGCTCTGCCTGCCCCTGTTGCGCCAGGAGGCGTTCCGCGGCGTGCTGTACCTGGAGAATGGGCTGGCCACCAACGCCTTCACGCCCTCGCGTCTGGCGCTGCTCGGGCACCTGGCCTCCCAGGCCGCCATCTCCCTCGAGAACGCCCGGCTCTATGCCGAGGTCCAGCGGGCGGAGACCGCGCTGCGCGCCGCCAACGACGAGCTGGAGAAGCGCGTGGAGGCGCGCACGCACGAGCTGAAGCAGGCCCAGGCGCGGCTGGTGGGCGCCGCGCGCGCGGTGGGCATGGCGGAGGTGGCCGCCAACGTGCTGCACAACGTGGGCAATGTGCTCACCAGCGCCGTCGTCAACCTGCAGAGCATGACGGAGACGGTGAACACCTCGCGCATGGGCCGGCTCAAGCAGATCTCCACCCTGATCGAGGAGCACCAGGGGGCGCTGGCGGACTTCCTCACCCGGGATCCGCGCGGCCAGCAGCTCCCGGCCTACTTCTCCGCGCTGGGCGACGAGCTGCTGCGCGAGCAGAAAACGCTCCAGGACAGCATGGGGGCCATGAGCAAGCACCTCGATCACATCCGGATCATCGTCCAGGTGCAGCAGTCCTACTCCCAGGGCACCCTGCTCACCGAGGAGTGTGAGCTGTCCCAGCTCGTCGACGACGCGCTGAGCATCCAGTTGCCCTCGCTCCAGCACCACGGTGTTTCCGTCACCCAGGAGCTCGTCAGGCTTCCCCGGGTGCGGCTGGACAAGCACAAGGTGCTGCAAATCCTCGTCAACCTCATCAGCAACGCCAAGAACGCCATGGACGGCCTGCCCGAGGCGCGGCGGCACCTGCGCGTGCGGCTCTGGGCCCGGGACGACAGGGCCTGCATCCAGGTGGTGGACACCGGCATGGGCTTCACGCCGGAGATCCGCGAGCGGCTCTTCTCCCAGGGCTTCACCACGCGTGAGGGAGGACATGGCCTGGGCCTGCACTCCAGCGCACTGGCGGCGAAGTTGTTGGGCGGCCGGCTCACCCTGGAGAGCGACGGGCCCGGCCTGGGCGCCACGGCCACCCTGGAGCTGCCCCTGGGGTGA
- a CDS encoding double-CXXCG motif protein — protein MLTWLPPYRVKLELHGEELGDFIDGVGYELLVSERFVEAFRAEGLTGLEGFQPVEVVRVRRMTKRSRKPLTVPRYFVVWPCFGRAAVDLVLNRVRVSSPPTCTECRATGIDATHGFVLEPGTWAGEDIFRPRGMQGKVVVSERFKDFVERHGLTNMVLTPTEQYVRDPSHLGPAPLPTT, from the coding sequence ATGTTGACCTGGCTCCCCCCCTACCGGGTCAAGCTGGAACTACACGGGGAGGAACTCGGGGACTTCATCGATGGTGTGGGGTACGAATTGCTTGTCTCCGAGCGATTCGTGGAAGCCTTCCGCGCCGAGGGACTCACCGGACTGGAGGGCTTCCAACCCGTGGAAGTGGTCCGGGTGCGCCGCATGACGAAGCGGTCTCGCAAGCCGCTCACCGTGCCCCGCTACTTCGTCGTCTGGCCTTGCTTCGGCCGGGCGGCGGTGGACCTGGTGCTCAACCGGGTGCGAGTCTCCTCGCCCCCCACCTGCACCGAGTGCCGCGCGACGGGCATCGACGCCACCCACGGCTTCGTCCTGGAACCGGGCACCTGGGCTGGAGAGGACATCTTCCGCCCTCGCGGCATGCAGGGGAAGGTGGTTGTCTCCGAGCGGTTCAAGGATTTCGTCGAGCGGCACGGATTGACGAACATGGTGCTCACACCCACCGAGCAGTACGTGAGGGACCCCTCGCATCTCGGACCCGCTCCCCTGCCCACGACGTGA
- a CDS encoding type IV pilus twitching motility protein PilT, with protein MKLEAVIRLAREQGASDIHLEGDMPLALRVRGALRLVGDAIPAAALLAMARDLIGDSEWSEFLVRGSHDESRTVEGQRCRINLLRSARGVGFAIRLLSSSQATLKKLNLHPDLRRLVESPHGLVLVCGPTGVGKTSTLAALLQEINLHEARHIITVESPIEYALVPRQSFIRQREVGRDTPSFAQALVDALREDPDVLMVGEMREPEVMRLTLNAAETGHLVLATVHSASTGEALQRVVSAFPPEIQGAVCNQLADCLVGVVCQRLRYRADLGIRVPECEVLMASTQVKSLVRQGFFYKLPSAIETGGADGSWTFTRYGEWLGRKTDWHLPSAAEEAPAEPPAAPVPRLSVPPPVRRPEPLPRPSVPKPKRATREASSSPPPPAEEGVFVIQEEKDLTDILRELERGDTGSEE; from the coding sequence GTGAAACTCGAAGCCGTCATCCGGCTCGCCCGGGAGCAGGGGGCGAGCGACATCCACCTCGAGGGCGACATGCCCCTGGCGCTCCGGGTGCGCGGAGCACTGCGGCTCGTCGGGGATGCGATTCCGGCCGCGGCACTCCTCGCGATGGCCCGCGACCTCATCGGCGACTCGGAGTGGTCCGAGTTCCTCGTGCGCGGCTCCCATGACGAGTCACGCACGGTGGAGGGGCAGCGCTGCCGCATCAACCTCCTGCGCAGCGCGCGGGGCGTGGGCTTCGCCATCCGCCTGCTGTCCTCCTCCCAGGCCACGCTGAAGAAGCTCAACCTCCATCCCGATCTGCGCCGCCTCGTCGAGTCGCCTCACGGCCTCGTCCTGGTGTGCGGTCCCACCGGCGTGGGCAAGACGTCCACGCTCGCGGCGCTGCTGCAGGAGATCAACCTCCACGAGGCCCGGCACATCATCACCGTGGAGAGTCCCATCGAGTACGCCCTGGTGCCACGTCAGTCCTTCATCCGCCAGCGCGAGGTGGGCCGGGACACCCCGTCCTTCGCCCAGGCGCTCGTGGACGCGCTCCGGGAGGATCCGGACGTCCTCATGGTCGGGGAGATGCGCGAGCCGGAGGTGATGCGGCTGACGTTGAACGCGGCGGAGACGGGGCACCTGGTGCTCGCGACGGTGCACTCCGCGAGCACCGGCGAGGCGCTCCAGCGCGTGGTGTCCGCCTTCCCGCCGGAGATCCAGGGCGCGGTGTGCAACCAGCTCGCGGACTGCCTCGTCGGCGTGGTGTGCCAGCGATTGCGCTACCGCGCGGACCTGGGCATCCGTGTCCCCGAGTGCGAGGTGCTCATGGCCAGCACCCAGGTGAAGAGCCTCGTGCGTCAGGGCTTCTTCTACAAGCTGCCCTCGGCCATCGAGACGGGCGGCGCCGATGGCTCCTGGACGTTCACGCGCTATGGGGAGTGGCTGGGTCGCAAGACGGATTGGCACCTGCCTTCCGCCGCGGAGGAAGCGCCCGCCGAGCCTCCCGCCGCGCCCGTTCCGCGGCTCTCCGTGCCGCCCCCGGTGCGGAGGCCCGAGCCCCTCCCTCGGCCCTCCGTGCCCAAACCGAAGCGCGCCACGCGGGAGGCCTCCTCGTCCCCCCCGCCTCCGGCGGAGGAGGGGGTCTTCGTCATCCAGGAAGAGAAGGACCTGACGGACATCCTCCGGGAACTCGAGCGCGGAGACACCGGAAGCGAGGAGTAG